In the genome of Schistocerca gregaria isolate iqSchGreg1 chromosome 11, iqSchGreg1.2, whole genome shotgun sequence, one region contains:
- the LOC126295133 gene encoding zinc finger protein 708-like isoform X3, which produces MNVMENMVETSTRYASDRARLTQSTGGSCGITCEETCNHRLVQDELVIDMEKSTHEFGTYPEYVTVDNECSVASRYDCNTRENELRVYSCNFCQQTFPSKYRLIMHVFMHTDGMQPPLYICKWCGDVFHSNVSLKKHLGMSENYQVLTVANHENYGCSDEHQSSIFLDSELEDSVTKHNELNSYKEAWKAANKSSNDICYTHVTNDTEKETNHCGTLSTTVTVSSQGDLLTTNRTHKCDICGKSFFQSGHLKSHCLIHTGKKPHKCEICGKSFTMLGDLKKHSLIHTGKKPHKCEICGKAFARLGYLKTHVLIHTGKKPHKCEICGKSFARSGDLKRHALFHTGKKPHKCEICGKSFTILGDVKKHSLIHTAKKHHKCEICGKSFARSGYLKTHELIHTGKKLHKCEFCLKSFAQSGHLKTHFLIHTGKKPHKCEICGRCFALSSNLKTHTLIHTRMKPHKCEICGKSFARAGSLKTHCLSHWKETSQT; this is translated from the coding sequence GTTGACTCAGAGCACTGGTGGTAGCTGTGGCATAACATGTGAAGAAACTTGTAACCATAGACTGGTCCAGGATGAGTTGGTGATAGACATGGAGAAGTCAACTCACGAGTTTGGTACTTATCCAGAATATGTGACTGTTGATAACGAATGCTCAGTTGCCTCCCGATATGACTGTAATACAAGGGAAAATGAATTACGTGTATATAGCTGTAATTTCTGCCAACAgacctttccttcaaaatataggcTAATAATGCATGTGTTTATGCACACTGATGGCATGCAACCACCTTTGTATATTTGTAAGTGGTGTGGTGATGTATTTCACAGTAATGTTAGCTTGAAAAAACATTTGGGAATGAGTGAGAATTATCAAGTTTTAACTGTTGCCAATCatgaaaattatggctgtagtgatGAGCATCAAAGCAGTATTTTCTTGGATAGTGAGCTAGAAGATTCTGTCACAAAACACAATGAGCTGAATTCATACAAGGAAGCATGGAAAGCTGCAAACAAGTCCTCTAAtgacatatgttatacacatgtgaCAAATGatactgaaaaagaaacaaatcatTGTGGAACTTTATCTACAACTGTTACTGTAAGTTCCCAGGGTGATCTACTTACCACAAACAGAACCCATAAATGTGATATTTGTGGCAAATCGTTTTTCCAGTCAGGCCATCTCAAGTCACATTgtttaattcacactggaaagaaacctcacaaatgtgagatttgtgggaaatcttttacTATGTTGGGCGACCTCAAGAAACAttcattaattcacactggaaagaaacctcacaaatgtgagatttgtggaaaAGCTTTCGCTAGATTAGGGTATCTCAAGACACATgtattaattcacactggaaagaaaccacACAAATGcgagatttgtgggaaatcttttgctAGGTCAGGCGATCTCAAGAGACATGCATTATTTCACACAGGAAAGAAACCTCataaatgtgagatttgtgggaaatcttttacTATATTAGGCGATGTCAAGAAACATTCTTTAATTCACACTGCAAAGAAACATCACAAATGTGAGATCTGTGGAAAATCTTTTGCTAGATCAGGTTATCTCAAGACTCACgaattaattcacactggaaagaaacttCACAAATGTGAGTTTTGTTTGAAATCGTTTGCCCAGTCAGGTCATCTCAAGACCCATTTCTTAATTCAtactggaaagaaacctcacaaatgtgagatttgtgggagaTGTTTTGCTTTGTCAAGCAATCTGAAGACACATACATTAATTCACACTAGAatgaaacctcacaaatgtgagatttgtgggaagtCTTTTGCTAGGGCAGGCAGTCTTAAGACACATTGTCTTTCACACTGGAAGgaaacctcacaaacgtga